A single Paraburkholderia sp. D15 DNA region contains:
- a CDS encoding iron ABC transporter permease: MSTLQNHAFAHGASVQRYRRLTRRRVIALLALGALIVCALLFDLRSGPSGLPIATLLRTVFQPSSADPATSVIVWQIRLPYAVMALIVGASLGLSGAEMQTILNNPLASPYTLGVSAAAAFGASLAIVLDVAIPGVSQTWIVSANAFVFALLSALLLDGVARWRGMSTAGVVLMGIALVFAFHALVSLMQFIASADALQGLVFWTLGSLARADWTKIAVLSAALALALPLSMRNAWTLTALRLGEDRAASFGIDVRRLRLGTLLRVSVLSALAVSFVGTIGFVGLIAPHIARTLFGEDHRFYLPGSALLGALMLSLASIASKLIIPGVLIPVGIVTALVGIPLFLGIVVRSQGQLG; the protein is encoded by the coding sequence CGCGAGCGTGCAACGTTATCGCCGTCTCACACGCCGCCGCGTCATCGCGCTACTCGCGCTTGGCGCGCTGATCGTCTGCGCGCTGCTGTTCGATCTGCGCTCCGGTCCGTCGGGTCTGCCGATCGCGACACTGCTGCGCACGGTGTTCCAACCGTCGTCAGCCGATCCGGCGACGAGCGTGATCGTATGGCAGATCCGTTTGCCGTACGCGGTGATGGCGCTGATCGTCGGCGCGTCGCTCGGATTGTCGGGCGCGGAAATGCAGACCATCCTCAACAATCCGCTCGCGAGTCCCTACACGCTCGGCGTGTCGGCCGCCGCGGCGTTCGGCGCGTCGCTCGCGATCGTGCTCGACGTCGCGATTCCCGGCGTGTCGCAAACGTGGATCGTGTCCGCCAATGCCTTCGTGTTCGCGTTGCTGTCCGCGCTGTTGCTCGACGGCGTCGCGCGCTGGCGCGGCATGAGCACGGCCGGCGTCGTGTTGATGGGCATCGCGCTCGTGTTCGCGTTTCATGCGCTGGTGTCGCTGATGCAATTCATCGCGTCGGCGGACGCGTTGCAAGGGCTGGTGTTCTGGACACTCGGATCGCTCGCGCGCGCCGACTGGACGAAGATCGCGGTGCTGAGCGCGGCGCTCGCGCTGGCGTTGCCGCTGTCGATGCGCAACGCCTGGACGCTGACCGCATTGCGTCTCGGCGAGGATCGCGCGGCAAGCTTCGGCATCGACGTGCGACGCTTGCGGCTCGGCACGCTGCTGCGCGTGTCGGTGCTGTCGGCGCTAGCGGTGTCGTTCGTCGGGACGATCGGCTTCGTCGGGCTGATTGCGCCGCATATCGCGCGCACGCTGTTCGGCGAGGATCACCGTTTCTATCTGCCGGGTAGTGCGTTGCTGGGCGCGTTGATGCTGTCGCTGGCGTCGATCGCATCGAAGCTGATCATTCCGGGCGTGCTGATTCCGGTCGGCATCGTCACGGCGCTGGTGGGCATTCCGCTGTTTCTCGGCATCGTCGTGCGTTCGCAGGGGCAACTCGGATGA
- a CDS encoding TonB-dependent siderophore receptor, with product MPASRLHTPQAAPAKTQTAVHRAAILTAIAVAFGAPALASAQASSATPADTSQSTTSPASTHSGGTTAAPGSTLPTVKVQAAKDALPGDLAPTFGGGQVARGADFGVLGQQKNLDMPFSMTTYTSKLIEDQQARTIGDVLSNDPAVRVANGFGNFSQVYVIRGFQLQGDDVSLNGLYGITPRQLVATDALERVDLFKGANAFLGGASPNGSAVGGGLNLQLKRADDKPLTRVTLESSGSGEIGAHVDVGRRFGSEDQFGIRVNQANRDGETSVDGEHRRDNTTAVSLDWRGDKVRLYGDFLYQRQRVDDGRPTVNVNGDFIPAAPSATYNYAQTWSYSSLEDTVGILRAEYDFLPGWTAYVAGGARHTDEHGEYASPTIGNTGTTSSRLGVPHQEDATSAETGVRGRFNTGPVSHFVTAGASIVRVDSQSAFTFSGSFNTDLYNTPQVPLPATIGSGGNLADPQTVALSLMRSIAVSDTLGFLNDRVLFTIGARHQSLHSNAFDYTGKQTEAYNDSITTPLFGLVVKPWENVSLFANRSEALTIGSQAPNTALNFGALLPPERSKQYEIGAKYDNGHYGASLAAFQIEKPSTFTNGAGFFVADGNERHRGVEASVFGEPYKGVRVIAGATYINAQQLDTAGGATDGKRPIGVPSFMFNLGAEYDVPMLNGLTLTARWTHTGPQYLNATNTLSIPTWDTFDLGARYAAVVFGKPTTFRASVLNVANKAYWASTTGGYLTQGAPRTFLLSVTTDF from the coding sequence ATGCCCGCTTCCCGTTTGCACACGCCGCAGGCCGCGCCTGCGAAAACCCAAACCGCCGTTCATCGTGCCGCCATCCTGACCGCCATCGCCGTTGCGTTCGGCGCGCCGGCGCTGGCGTCGGCGCAGGCCTCGTCAGCGACGCCCGCTGATACGAGCCAGTCCACGACATCGCCCGCATCGACCCACTCGGGCGGCACGACCGCCGCGCCCGGCAGCACCCTGCCCACCGTCAAGGTCCAGGCCGCGAAGGACGCGTTGCCCGGCGACCTCGCCCCGACCTTCGGCGGCGGTCAGGTGGCGCGCGGCGCCGACTTCGGCGTGCTCGGCCAGCAGAAGAATCTCGACATGCCGTTCAGCATGACGACCTACACGTCGAAGCTGATCGAAGACCAGCAGGCCCGTACGATCGGCGACGTGCTCTCCAACGACCCGGCGGTGCGCGTCGCGAACGGCTTCGGCAACTTCTCGCAGGTCTACGTGATTCGCGGCTTCCAGTTGCAGGGCGACGACGTGTCGCTGAACGGCCTGTACGGCATCACGCCGCGCCAGCTGGTGGCGACCGACGCGCTCGAACGCGTCGATCTGTTCAAGGGCGCGAACGCGTTCCTGGGCGGCGCATCGCCGAACGGCTCGGCGGTGGGCGGCGGCCTGAACCTGCAGCTCAAGCGTGCCGACGACAAGCCGCTGACCCGCGTCACGCTGGAAAGCAGCGGCTCGGGCGAGATCGGCGCGCACGTCGACGTGGGCCGCCGCTTCGGCAGCGAGGACCAGTTCGGGATTCGCGTGAATCAGGCGAACCGCGACGGCGAGACCTCGGTCGACGGCGAACACCGGCGCGACAACACCACCGCCGTGTCGCTCGACTGGCGCGGCGACAAGGTACGCCTGTACGGCGATTTCCTGTATCAGCGGCAACGCGTCGACGACGGCCGTCCAACGGTCAACGTCAACGGCGATTTCATACCGGCCGCGCCGTCGGCCACGTACAACTACGCGCAGACCTGGAGCTACAGCTCGCTCGAAGACACGGTCGGCATCCTGCGCGCGGAATACGACTTCCTGCCGGGCTGGACCGCGTATGTCGCGGGCGGCGCGCGTCATACCGACGAGCACGGCGAATACGCGTCGCCGACGATCGGCAATACCGGCACGACCTCGTCGCGACTCGGCGTGCCGCACCAGGAAGACGCGACCTCCGCCGAAACCGGCGTACGCGGCCGCTTCAACACTGGTCCGGTGTCGCACTTCGTGACGGCGGGCGCGTCGATCGTACGGGTCGATTCGCAATCGGCCTTTACGTTCAGCGGTTCGTTCAACACCGACCTGTACAACACGCCGCAGGTACCGTTGCCCGCCACGATCGGTTCGGGCGGCAATCTCGCCGATCCGCAGACTGTCGCGCTGTCGCTGATGCGCAGTATCGCGGTGTCGGACACGCTCGGCTTCCTGAACGACCGCGTGCTGTTCACGATCGGCGCGCGTCATCAGTCCTTGCATTCGAACGCGTTCGACTACACCGGCAAGCAGACCGAGGCCTACAACGATTCGATCACGACGCCGCTGTTCGGCCTCGTCGTCAAGCCGTGGGAGAACGTGTCGTTGTTCGCGAACCGCAGCGAGGCGTTGACGATCGGCTCGCAGGCGCCGAACACCGCGCTGAACTTCGGCGCGCTGTTGCCGCCGGAGCGCTCGAAGCAATACGAGATCGGCGCGAAATACGACAACGGGCATTACGGCGCGTCGCTGGCCGCGTTCCAGATCGAGAAGCCGTCGACCTTCACGAACGGCGCGGGCTTCTTCGTCGCGGACGGCAATGAGCGGCATCGCGGCGTCGAAGCGTCGGTGTTCGGCGAGCCGTACAAGGGCGTGCGCGTGATCGCGGGCGCGACCTACATCAACGCACAGCAGCTCGACACGGCCGGCGGCGCGACCGACGGCAAGCGTCCGATCGGCGTGCCGAGCTTCATGTTCAACCTCGGCGCGGAATACGACGTGCCGATGCTGAACGGTCTGACGCTGACCGCGCGCTGGACGCATACGGGTCCGCAATATCTGAACGCGACCAACACGTTGTCGATTCCGACATGGGACACGTTCGATCTCGGCGCGCGCTATGCGGCGGTGGTGTTCGGCAAACCGACGACCTTCCGCGCGAGTGTGCTGAACGTGGCGAACAAGGCGTACTGGGCATCGACGACGGGCGGGTATCTGACGCAAGGTGCGCCGCGTACGTTCCTGCTGTCGGTGACGACGGATTTTTAA
- a CDS encoding response regulator yields the protein MPRTPSTCQRWSAREVRVLHEIPRVLVVDDNAGAAEALATYLSYEGVEARSANGCAEALRCVKDWVPDVVVLDIMMPEHDGYETASALRRYLPTHSLGIVAFTSLDEDHVKETGKARHNFDGYCQKGTAPNVLLALMRNLWRG from the coding sequence ATGCCCCGAACACCATCGACCTGTCAAAGGTGGAGCGCCCGCGAGGTGCGGGTTCTGCACGAAATCCCGCGTGTGCTGGTCGTCGACGATAACGCCGGCGCCGCCGAGGCGCTCGCCACCTACCTCTCCTACGAAGGCGTGGAAGCCCGCTCCGCCAACGGTTGCGCGGAAGCGCTGCGCTGCGTGAAGGACTGGGTGCCGGACGTCGTCGTGCTCGACATCATGATGCCGGAGCACGACGGCTACGAGACCGCGAGCGCGCTACGCCGCTATCTGCCGACGCACAGTCTGGGGATCGTCGCGTTCACGTCGCTCGATGAAGATCACGTGAAGGAAACCGGTAAAGCACGCCATAACTTCGACGGTTATTGTCAAAAAGGCACGGCCCCCAATGTGTTGCTCGCGTTGATGCGCAATCTCTGGCGGGGGTAG
- a CDS encoding MFS transporter → MNDPLSALDRLDAPPLTSASASASSPALAPRALSPRYKAVLSATAGSIIEGFDFIAYGTAAALVFNRQFFPNLDPTSATLASFGAFATGLFARPLGAMLFGHFGDRLGRKSMLTLSLFLMGLSTIAIGLIPNYAQIGVGSAVLLVVLRILQGVALGGEMGGAVLMAVEHAPASRAGLFGSLPQIGPPIGLLLSTFAFSLLTRLPEAAFQSWGWRVPFLASVVLVLLGAFVRRSVGESPAFEKAARARQTAEVPLWQLLSRHKKALLLAIGAKLPEVTLYYVLTVFLVAYASTRLGFGRAAVLQAVMLGAALQIVTLPLFGYLADRIGVRRFYGGGALVMAVCVVPLLRWIDGGSLVALQVAVAIALGINYPLLFAPQSALFAAQFPVAVRFSGISIGIQFAAALGGGLAPIVATALVTRFHSLQAIALYVGALALLAALCARLMQNVRAAPAAPNAQGE, encoded by the coding sequence GTGAACGACCCGCTTTCCGCGCTCGACCGCCTCGACGCCCCGCCTCTTACGTCCGCGTCTGCGTCCGCGTCCTCGCCCGCACTCGCGCCCCGCGCGCTATCGCCCCGATACAAGGCCGTGTTGTCGGCCACGGCCGGTTCGATCATCGAAGGTTTCGACTTCATCGCGTACGGCACCGCCGCGGCGCTGGTGTTCAACCGGCAGTTCTTTCCGAACCTCGATCCGACCAGCGCCACGCTCGCGTCGTTCGGCGCGTTCGCCACGGGACTGTTCGCGCGGCCGCTCGGCGCGATGCTGTTCGGTCACTTCGGCGACCGGCTCGGCCGCAAGTCGATGCTGACGCTGTCGCTGTTTCTGATGGGCCTGTCGACCATCGCGATCGGCCTGATTCCGAACTACGCGCAGATCGGCGTGGGCTCGGCGGTGCTGCTCGTCGTCTTGCGGATTCTGCAAGGTGTCGCGCTCGGCGGCGAGATGGGCGGCGCCGTGCTGATGGCCGTGGAACACGCGCCGGCGAGCCGCGCGGGCCTGTTCGGCAGCCTGCCGCAAATCGGCCCGCCGATCGGTCTGCTGCTGTCGACATTCGCGTTCAGCCTGCTCACCCGCCTGCCCGAGGCCGCGTTTCAGAGCTGGGGATGGCGCGTGCCGTTTCTCGCCAGCGTCGTGCTGGTGCTGCTCGGCGCGTTCGTGCGGCGCAGCGTCGGCGAATCGCCTGCATTCGAGAAGGCCGCGCGCGCCCGCCAGACCGCCGAGGTGCCGCTGTGGCAACTGCTGAGCCGGCACAAGAAAGCGCTGCTGCTGGCGATCGGCGCGAAGCTCCCCGAAGTCACGCTGTACTACGTGCTGACCGTGTTTCTGGTGGCCTATGCGTCGACCCGGCTGGGCTTCGGCCGCGCCGCCGTGTTGCAGGCGGTGATGCTGGGCGCGGCCTTGCAGATCGTCACCTTGCCGCTGTTCGGCTACCTCGCCGACCGCATCGGCGTGCGTCGTTTCTACGGCGGCGGCGCGCTCGTCATGGCGGTGTGCGTGGTGCCGCTGCTGCGCTGGATCGACGGCGGCAGCCTCGTTGCGTTGCAGGTGGCGGTGGCGATCGCGCTGGGCATCAACTACCCGCTGCTGTTCGCGCCGCAATCGGCGCTGTTCGCCGCGCAGTTTCCCGTCGCCGTGCGCTTTTCCGGCATTTCGATCGGCATTCAGTTCGCTGCGGCGCTCGGCGGCGGCCTCGCGCCGATCGTCGCGACCGCGCTCGTCACACGTTTCCATAGTCTGCAAGCGATCGCGCTCTACGTCGGCGCGCTCGCGTTGCTGGCCGCGCTGTGCGCACGTCTGATGCAGAACGTGCGCGCCGCGCCGGCAGCGCCCAACGCTCAAGGAGAATGA
- a CDS encoding LysR family transcriptional regulator, giving the protein MKTLASRDYQLRLFVAVARANSLREAADILGLTQPALSKQIRALEAALGDTLFLRHGRGMQLTPAGEALFLKLEPLFVSLDATFAHAGQAAQSRGSLRIATVQTLVAWFIPALSRQLLARYPDLHLTMHCDSSANVVESVERGKADLGFVYETAVDGPELITEPLFDERLALYACAGHAQDDAALANLSTSKLILPPRPYALRRIVERALGYTVQPYIECDSLELSLRLVAISDGVTVLPDNLPRDMVEERGIRRVPLGAIAPRRVVALSRRARGPSGGFDVALEIARQIGAITPG; this is encoded by the coding sequence ATGAAAACGCTTGCCAGCCGGGACTACCAACTTCGCCTGTTCGTCGCCGTCGCGCGAGCGAATTCGCTGCGCGAAGCCGCCGACATTCTCGGTCTCACGCAGCCCGCGCTCAGCAAGCAGATCCGCGCGCTGGAGGCGGCGCTGGGCGACACGCTGTTCCTGCGCCACGGCCGCGGCATGCAGCTGACGCCCGCCGGCGAGGCGCTGTTTCTGAAGCTCGAACCGCTGTTCGTCTCGCTCGACGCGACCTTCGCGCACGCCGGCCAGGCCGCGCAGTCGCGCGGCAGTCTGCGGATCGCGACCGTGCAGACGCTCGTCGCGTGGTTCATTCCCGCGCTCAGCCGGCAGTTGCTCGCGCGCTATCCCGACCTGCATCTGACGATGCACTGCGACAGTTCGGCGAACGTGGTGGAAAGCGTCGAGCGCGGCAAGGCGGATCTCGGCTTCGTGTACGAGACCGCCGTCGACGGCCCGGAACTGATCACGGAACCGCTGTTCGACGAACGGCTGGCGCTGTACGCGTGCGCCGGTCACGCACAGGACGACGCCGCGCTGGCGAATCTGTCCACCTCGAAGCTGATCCTGCCGCCGCGGCCCTACGCGTTGCGCCGGATCGTCGAACGCGCGCTCGGCTACACGGTGCAGCCGTACATCGAATGCGATTCGCTCGAACTGAGTCTGCGGCTCGTCGCGATCAGCGACGGCGTGACCGTGCTGCCCGACAACCTGCCGCGCGACATGGTCGAGGAGCGCGGCATCCGGCGCGTGCCGCTGGGCGCGATCGCGCCGCGCCGGGTGGTCGCGTTGTCGCGCCGCGCGCGCGGCCCGTCGGGCGGGTTCGACGTGGCGCTGGAGATCGCGAGGCAGATCGGCGCGATAACTCCCGGTTAA
- a CDS encoding PepSY-associated TM helix domain-containing protein, with protein sequence MTPRAARRSLHFPFSMRSDILRVYKSVHTWTGILAGLLLFIAFYAGAITMFKDSLNEWATPPAIAASPGVPLDHADALIDRTLAAYPAARKLFTLSIVDAGHVRLYWQPAAGQRWYAWLDGSGALHAMPGRPSDAARLIDGLHMTGGVPGGYEFGVAVMGVVSLLYGLALVSGVIVLLPTLVKDLFALRIGKNLKRMWLDAHNVVGILSLPFHLVMALSVVAFGLGDTIFNIQDKLIYQGTLQPMMVAQNPFFAKGSAGAHGASTPTLLPPTQLLARVRERAPHFVPTALRYRRAGEADATVFVGGDDERYLARDGGFALMDPYSGAFFNAQFLPGEGNGNNWSASTSAFYALHFGSYGGAPVRWGYFALGLAGAFLFYSGNLLWIESRRKAMRRDGVLLTQRRSTFFMASLTVGVTLGCICGISATLAAAKWLAAHVGNLTAWHVGIFYTVLVASIGWAFLRGAARGSLDLLVLAMVSTAAIPLASAIGWLAPSSGLWFSADAGPLGVDIGATLGVLCFAWMWRATRARVRSERVDSVWSLGAGARVEAEREAVVEAQQQGR encoded by the coding sequence TTGACCCCGCGAGCGGCGCGCCGCTCGCTTCATTTTCCGTTCAGCATGCGCAGCGACATTCTTCGCGTCTATAAATCCGTTCATACGTGGACCGGCATTCTCGCCGGTCTGCTGCTTTTCATCGCGTTCTACGCGGGCGCGATCACCATGTTCAAGGACTCGCTGAACGAATGGGCGACGCCGCCCGCGATCGCCGCCTCGCCGGGCGTGCCGCTCGACCATGCGGATGCGTTGATCGATCGCACGCTCGCTGCGTATCCGGCGGCGCGCAAGTTGTTCACCCTCTCCATCGTCGATGCCGGCCACGTGCGTCTGTACTGGCAGCCGGCGGCGGGGCAACGCTGGTACGCGTGGCTCGACGGCAGCGGCGCGCTGCACGCGATGCCAGGCCGTCCGTCGGACGCCGCGCGTCTGATCGACGGATTGCATATGACGGGCGGCGTGCCGGGCGGTTACGAATTCGGCGTCGCCGTGATGGGCGTGGTGTCGCTGCTGTACGGACTCGCACTGGTGTCCGGCGTGATCGTGCTATTGCCGACGCTGGTGAAGGATCTGTTCGCGCTGCGTATCGGCAAAAATCTGAAACGGATGTGGCTGGATGCGCACAACGTGGTCGGCATACTGAGCTTGCCGTTTCATCTGGTGATGGCGTTGTCGGTGGTCGCTTTCGGATTGGGCGACACCATCTTCAACATACAGGACAAACTGATTTATCAAGGCACGTTGCAACCGATGATGGTCGCGCAGAACCCGTTCTTCGCGAAGGGATCGGCGGGCGCGCACGGTGCGTCCACGCCCACGCTATTGCCGCCCACGCAACTGCTCGCAAGAGTCCGCGAACGTGCGCCGCATTTCGTGCCGACGGCACTGCGTTATCGTCGCGCGGGCGAAGCCGATGCGACGGTGTTCGTCGGCGGCGACGACGAGCGCTATCTCGCGCGCGACGGTGGCTTTGCGTTGATGGACCCGTACAGCGGCGCGTTTTTCAACGCGCAATTCCTGCCGGGCGAAGGCAACGGCAACAACTGGTCGGCCTCGACGAGCGCGTTCTACGCGCTGCACTTCGGCAGCTATGGCGGTGCGCCGGTGCGATGGGGTTATTTCGCGCTCGGGCTCGCGGGCGCGTTTCTGTTCTATTCGGGCAACCTGCTGTGGATCGAGAGCCGGCGCAAGGCGATGCGGCGCGATGGCGTGCTGCTCACGCAGCGGCGTTCGACGTTCTTCATGGCGTCGCTCACGGTGGGCGTGACGCTCGGCTGCATCTGCGGCATCTCGGCGACGCTCGCGGCGGCGAAGTGGCTGGCCGCTCACGTGGGCAATCTGACTGCGTGGCACGTCGGCATCTTCTACACGGTGCTGGTCGCGTCGATCGGATGGGCGTTCCTGCGTGGCGCCGCGCGCGGGTCGCTGGACCTGCTGGTGCTGGCGATGGTGTCCACCGCCGCGATTCCATTGGCGAGTGCGATTGGATGGCTCGCGCCATCGAGCGGATTGTGGTTTTCCGCCGATGCGGGACCGCTCGGTGTCGATATCGGCGCGACGTTAGGCGTGCTGTGTTTCGCGTGGATGTGGCGCGCGACGCGGGCGCGGGTTCGCTCGGAACGTGTGGATAGCGTGTGGTCGCTGGGGGCGGGAGCGCGTGTCGAAGCAGAACGGGAGGCGGTAGTGGAAGCGCAGCAGCAGGGGCGCTGA
- a CDS encoding ABC transporter ATP-binding protein: protein MNGLHIHDLSVDYGRRRVLTALEAGPLPRGQITALLGPNGSGKSTLLRTLAGLTRASSGALSLDGETLALTAASARSHSVVYLPQALPAGVRLQVLESVLVACRATRPATWHARGAHRADDIAHSHAVLQRLGIDAFATRSLDELSGGQRQLVGIAQALVRDPQVLLLDEPLSALDLNHQFHVMQVLRDITRERGIVTVVVLHDINVAVRACDRAMLLNGGRIVRFGAPADVVTTASLAEVFGVVARIEPCSRGHHQVLIDGLADRMDVAGR from the coding sequence ATGAACGGTCTGCATATTCACGATCTCAGCGTCGACTATGGGCGCCGTCGCGTATTGACCGCGCTCGAAGCCGGACCTCTGCCGCGTGGGCAGATCACCGCCTTGCTCGGCCCGAACGGTAGCGGCAAGTCGACGCTGCTGCGCACGCTGGCGGGTCTCACGCGAGCCAGCAGCGGCGCGCTATCGCTCGATGGCGAAACGCTCGCGCTAACGGCGGCGAGCGCGCGCTCGCATAGCGTCGTCTATCTGCCGCAAGCGCTGCCCGCGGGCGTGCGATTGCAGGTGCTCGAATCGGTGCTGGTCGCGTGCCGCGCGACACGCCCGGCGACGTGGCACGCGCGCGGCGCGCATCGCGCGGACGACATCGCGCATTCGCATGCGGTGCTGCAACGCCTCGGCATCGACGCATTCGCGACGCGCTCGCTCGACGAACTGTCCGGCGGCCAGCGTCAACTGGTCGGCATCGCGCAGGCGCTGGTACGCGACCCGCAGGTGCTCCTGCTCGACGAGCCGCTGTCGGCGCTCGATCTGAACCACCAGTTCCACGTGATGCAGGTGCTGCGCGACATTACGCGCGAGCGCGGCATCGTGACGGTCGTCGTGCTGCACGACATCAACGTCGCGGTGCGCGCGTGCGATCGCGCGATGCTGCTGAACGGCGGCCGCATCGTGCGCTTCGGGGCGCCGGCGGACGTCGTCACGACGGCCAGTCTTGCCGAGGTATTCGGTGTCGTCGCGCGGATCGAGCCGTGCTCGCGCGGACACCATCAAGTGCTGATCGACGGTCTCGCCGATCGCATGGACGTCGCCGGTCGCTGA
- a CDS encoding aldolase, with product MKQRATVTDIGTSESRDPLDTLADACRILHAQGHMASLAGQITWRDTAGRGYWTPALATHFARASAASMLLVDDELHVLEGNGRPNPAVRFHAWVYRHRPDVRAIVHTHPRHVSALSMLGVPLPVAHMDACMFHDDCGFLAQWPGVPIDDEEGRIITEALGSRRSALLVNHGYICACASVEESVYMAVSMESAAEMALLAMSAGTIQPVRADLAQAAHDFLLQPSIVKATFAYWRELAGV from the coding sequence ATGAAACAGCGTGCCACCGTCACCGACATCGGCACGAGCGAGTCCCGCGATCCGCTCGACACGCTCGCCGACGCCTGCCGCATCCTTCACGCGCAAGGCCACATGGCCAGCCTCGCCGGCCAGATCACCTGGCGCGACACGGCCGGGCGCGGCTACTGGACGCCCGCGCTCGCGACCCACTTCGCCCGCGCGTCGGCTGCGTCGATGCTGCTCGTCGACGACGAACTTCACGTGCTGGAAGGCAACGGCCGGCCGAATCCGGCGGTCCGGTTTCATGCGTGGGTGTACCGGCATCGGCCGGACGTGCGCGCGATCGTGCATACGCATCCGCGTCACGTCAGCGCGCTGTCGATGCTCGGCGTGCCGCTGCCCGTCGCGCACATGGACGCCTGCATGTTCCACGACGACTGCGGCTTTCTCGCGCAATGGCCCGGCGTGCCGATCGACGACGAGGAGGGCCGCATCATCACCGAGGCGCTGGGCTCGCGCCGCTCCGCGTTGCTCGTCAATCACGGCTACATCTGCGCGTGCGCGTCGGTCGAGGAAAGCGTGTACATGGCCGTGTCGATGGAAAGCGCCGCCGAAATGGCCTTGCTGGCGATGAGCGCCGGGACGATCCAGCCGGTGCGCGCCGATCTCGCGCAAGCGGCGCACGACTTTCTGCTGCAACCGTCGATCGTGAAGGCGACGTTTGCGTATTGGCGGGAGTTGGCCGGCGTTTAA
- a CDS encoding porin: MKKVLVVAACAAGYGAMHAPTAHAQSSVTLSGIIDAGLSYVSNQNGHDNVQAGSGNVTGSHWSVRGREDLGGGTAAIFQLESGFSVMNGSLRQGGRMFGYQAYTGLTDNRFGTFTLGRQYDSVVDYLAPLSFTGHHPGGNNLAAHPYDNDNLNNSFRVNNSLKFASNNYSGLRFGALYGFSNEADGFDDNRLYSFGASYDTGPLSFGAGYLQANNGGSANTNGALTLTDRTFVAARQRTYGAGVNYTLGAALFGFVWTRTQLGGLATINGANSLGLVQNGQGASFSNYEANASYALTAALSLNGEYTYTSGAISNVSGGHHPKWHEVSLQAEYALSKRTDVYLQGSYERISADGSGLTADISGQGASSTNQQVVVAAGMRHKF, translated from the coding sequence ATGAAAAAGGTTCTCGTAGTGGCGGCATGCGCGGCAGGGTACGGCGCGATGCACGCGCCCACGGCGCACGCGCAGTCGAGCGTCACGCTGTCCGGCATCATCGATGCGGGACTTTCTTACGTGAGCAATCAGAACGGTCACGACAACGTCCAGGCCGGCAGCGGCAATGTGACCGGCAGTCACTGGAGCGTGCGCGGCCGCGAAGATCTGGGCGGCGGCACAGCCGCGATCTTCCAGCTCGAAAGCGGCTTCAGCGTGATGAACGGATCGCTGCGTCAAGGTGGCCGGATGTTCGGCTACCAGGCGTACACCGGACTGACGGATAACCGTTTCGGCACCTTCACGCTCGGCCGGCAATACGATTCGGTGGTCGACTATCTGGCGCCGCTCAGCTTCACCGGACATCATCCCGGCGGCAACAATCTCGCCGCGCATCCTTACGACAACGACAACCTGAACAACTCGTTTCGCGTGAACAACTCGCTGAAGTTCGCGAGCAACAATTATTCGGGCCTGCGCTTCGGCGCACTGTACGGTTTTTCCAACGAGGCCGACGGTTTCGACGACAACCGTCTGTATAGCTTCGGTGCGTCATACGACACGGGACCGTTGAGTTTCGGCGCGGGTTATCTGCAAGCGAACAACGGCGGCAGCGCCAACACGAACGGCGCATTGACGCTGACCGATCGCACTTTCGTCGCCGCGCGTCAGCGCACGTACGGCGCGGGCGTGAATTACACGCTCGGCGCGGCGCTTTTCGGTTTCGTGTGGACGCGCACGCAACTCGGCGGCCTCGCGACCATCAACGGCGCGAACAGTCTCGGCCTCGTGCAGAACGGCCAGGGCGCGAGTTTCAGCAATTACGAAGCGAACGCGAGCTATGCATTGACCGCGGCGCTGAGTCTGAACGGCGAATACACGTACACGTCCGGCGCGATATCGAACGTGAGCGGCGGCCATCATCCGAAGTGGCACGAAGTGTCGTTGCAAGCGGAATATGCACTGTCCAAACGCACCGATGTCTATCTGCAGGGCAGCTACGAGCGCATCAGCGCGGACGGCTCGGGTTTGACGGCGGATATCAGCGGGCAAGGCGCGTCGTCGACGAATCAGCAGGTGGTCGTGGCGGCCGGCATGCGGCATAAGTTCTGA